The Archangium primigenium genomic interval AGTAGGTCGCTGCCGGATTTTTTTCTCTTGAAGGCCCCGCGCCTCCACTTCACCGTGGACGCTCGGGGCCTTCTCCTTTTGCGGACTCAAGCGCCTTCCGCGTTGGACGCCCGGCGAGTGCACTTGGTCTCGCCACGTGTCTGCGACGAAGCACATCTTCATTTTCGTGCCCGCTTGAGCGCGAATGGAGCCCAAGTGGCTGGAACTCTTAGGGAATCGGGGCAAGGGGCCGTTTGACTCCCCATTCGCGCTCCGTCTAAAGTTCCGTCCTCGTCCGGTCTTCCACCTACCGTTTTCCCTCCAGCGGCACCGTGGCCATCCCGGGCGCGGGCGATCCCACGCAATGAAGAAGCCGACCCTATTTGGGAAGTACCTCCTCCTCGAGCGCATCAACGTTGGCGGCATGGCGGAGGTCTTCACGGCCAAGGCCTTCGGCGTCGAGGGGTTCGAGCGGATCCTCGCCATCAAGAAGATCCTTCCGACGATGGCGGAGGACGACGAGTTCATCACGATGTTCATTGATGAAGCGCGGATCAGCGTGCAGCTGAACCATGCCAACATCGTGCACATCCACGAACTGGGGAAGCACGAGGACACCTACTTCATCGCCATGGAGTACGTGCCGGGCCGAGATCTGCGCACGCTCCTGGAGCGCTACCGCCGGCGCAAGGAGATCATGCCCACGGCGCAAGCGGTGTTTCTCGCCTCGAAGATCTGCGAGGGCCTCGACTACGCGCACCGCAAGAAGGATGCACGCGGACAAGACCTGAACATCATCCACCGCGACATCTCGCCCCAGAACATCCTCATCTCGTACGAGGGCGAGGTGAAGATCATCGACTTTGGTATCGCCAAGGCGGCGAACCGGTCGCAGAAGACGCAAGCCGGCATCCTCAAGGGGAAGTTCGGGTACATGAGCCCGGAGCAGGTCCGGGGCTTGCCCATCGATCGCCGCAGCGATGTCTTCGCGGTGGGCGTCATCCTCTACGAAATGCTCACAGGCGAGCGGCTGTTCGTCGGTGAATCCGACTTCTCCACGCTGGAGAAGGTCCGCAATGCCGACGTGCCCACTCCGCGGCAGTTCAATCCGAACATTCCGACGGGGCTCGAGCGGGTGCTGATGAAGGCCCTCTCTGGCGATGCGGACACGCGGTATCAGTGGTCCTCGGACCTGCAGGAGGACCTGATGCGGTTCCTCCTGGCGGGCGATGCCATCTACTCCTCCAAGCACCTCTCCAGCTACATGAAGGAGGCCTTCGCCGAGGACATCCTCCGGGAAGCCGAGAAGATGGAGCGCTACGCGTCCGTCGAGCGGCCGGATACCATCGAGACCTCCGGGGTCACCGGCGACATGATGCGCGCGCCGCGCCGCAATCAGTCCGTCCTCGCGATGCCCGCGGCCTCTCGCTCGGCGGCTCCCGCCCCGGCTCCCGCGCCGCGCGCCAGCTACGTGCCTCCGCCCACCGAGGAGGAGCTCGCGGAGATGGACGGGGCAGGGGACAAGACGCAGATCGTCGACTCGACGAATGGACTGCTGGCCGGACCGCCCTCCGAGCCGTCTTCCAGCGTGTTGGTCGATGACAGTCTGACGGGCGAAACCGATTACGCCGCCGCCAGCTCCGCTCAGCCCTCCCGCGCCCGTGGCGGCGTCAAATCCCGGGTGGTCATCGGCGATGAGGGCGAGAACGCCGGCGGCGCCACGGTCATCGGACCCGTGCCCTCGGCGCCTTCGGACTACGAGAGCCCGATGGCTTCGGCGGACTCCACCCGGGTCGGGCATGCGGTGTCCAACGCGACCATGGTGAGACCCGCGCTCGACGATGAGCCGGACGACCGGTCCGAGCACGAGGATCAGCAGGCCTACGCGGACGACGCGGAGGACGGATACGGCGACCAGGGCTTCGAGTCCGAGGAGGATCCTCAGGAAGAAGAGGCCACGGGGCCCATCCTGCTCAACCAGGAGCCAGCGCCCGCGCCCGAGAAGCCGGCCGCAGCGCGCGCCAAGGCAGCTCGTACGGAGAGCGTTCCGCGCAAGAAGCCCTCTCCCAAGGTCATCGCGGCCGCAGCGGGGGCCGCGGTGCTGCTGGTCTCCGTCGTGGGCTTCCTCCTGTTCTCCGGTCCCGGCACGGGCGAGGTGATGATCTCCGTGCAGCCCTCCCGCGGCGCCGATGTGCGCATCGACGGGATGCTCAAGGCCCCGAACGAAGTCATCCAACTTACCGAGGGCACGCACTCCGTGTCCGTGAGCGCTCCGGGCCATGTGACCCGGCAGCAGGAGATCCGCATCACCAAGGGACAGTCCCCGCAGGTCGTCTCCGTCGTCCTGGAAGAGACCCCGGCGGGTGGCACGGCGTCTCCGCCTCCGGTCGCGGCCGCGCCCTCGGACACGGGCACCTCGACCGGAACGGGGACAGGGACGGGCACGACGCCCGCACCCGAGCCCGAAAAACCCACGCCCGCCCCCACCGCCGTGGCGACCGGCGAGCCGCGCACCGCGCCCCCCGTGGAGCCGTCCGCCGTCGAGCCGCCCAAGCCGACCCTGTTCTCCGCCGTGTTCGTTGGCACGCCAGGCGCCGAGATCGCCGTGGATGGCAAGAGCGCCGGCAAGACGCCCGAGGCCAAGCTGGCCAACCTCACCATCGGCAAGACCTACGAGTTCAAGGCCACTCGGGTGGGCTACAAGAGCTACTCGGGGCAGTTCCGCTCCGATGGCGCCGAGCAGGTCCGGGTCCCGTTCGAGCTCGAGAAGGAAGCACCGCCCCCCGCGCCCGTGCCCACGCCGGCCCCGGATCGGGCCCCTGTCGCCAAGGTCGTGCCGGCCCCCAAGCCGCCGCCCGCTCCCAAGGTGGCCGTGTCCAACGCCAAGGGCAAGCTCGCCTGCAGCTCCCGTCCCAACGGGGCGCAAATCTGGGTGGATGGCAAGTACTCGGGCCGGGAAACCCCCGCGGCCCTCGGCAACGCGCTCGTCCTCCCCGTGGGCAACCACTCGATCGTCTTCAAGCTCGATGGCAAGCAGAGCAAGCCCCAGACCGTGAAGATCACCGATGGGGGACTCGAGAAGCTCATCAACGTGCCGATCGAATAATGCCTCGTGGATTGCCCTCTTCACGTCATTAGGTAAAGAGGGTGTCCCCACCGGAAAAAGCGTTCCCGACCCCTGCTTCCGGTAAGGAAACCGCCATGACGACGATGCCCCCTCGCGGGAAAGCGGCCTCCGTTGGTCCCGCGCAGCAACCCTTCTCCTATCCCCTCCGCCGTGAGTTCGTGGGGCCCGACTGGCGCCGCCTGCCGGGCTACAAGGACGTGACCCAGGCCGAGTGGGAGAGCTCGGTCTGGCAGCGCAAACACACCGTCAAGAACTTCAAGGAGCTCCAGGCCGCCCTGGGCCCCCTGCTGCCAGAAGATCTCCTGGCCAGCATGGAGCGCGATCAGCGCGAACGGGCCACCATGTCCATCCTCGTGCCGCCGCAGATGCTCAACACGATGGACGAGGCGGACCTGTGGAACGACCCCGTCCGGCGCTACATGCTGCCCGCCTTCGACGACCGGCACACCGAATGGCCCGACCACCCCAAGGCCAGCCGGGACAGCCTCCATGAGGCCGAGATGTGGGCCGTCGAGGGACTGACGCACCGCTATCCCACCAAGGTGCTGGCGGAGATGCTCCCCACCTGTCCCCAGTACTGCGGCCACTGCACGCGCATGGACCTGGTGGGCAACGACGTGCCCCAGGTCCAGAAGCACCGCTTCCACCTGGGCCAGAAGGACCGCTACGAGCAGATGCTCGACTACCTGCGTCGCACGCCCACCGTGCGCGACGTGGTCGTCAGCGGGGGCGATATCGCCAACCTGCCCATCCAGGCGCTCGAGCCCTTCATCAGCGCGCTGCTCGACATCCCGAACATCCGGGACATCCGGCTGGCGAGCAAGGGGCTCATGGCCATCCCCCAGCACTTCCTCCAGGACTCCGTGCTGCAGGGACTGGAGCGGCTCGCCAAGAAGGCCAACGAGCGCGGGGTGGACCTGGCCCTCCATACCCACGTCAACAACGCCCGGCAGCTCACCCCCTTGGTGGGCAAGGCCGTGCGCAAGCTGCTCGACATGGGCTTCCGCGACGTGCGCAACCAGGGCGTGCTCCTGCGCGGCATCAACGGCACCCCCAAGGACCTGCTCGAGCTGTGCTTCACCCTGCTCGATCACGCGAAGATCCTGCCGTACTACTTCTACATGTGCGACA includes:
- a CDS encoding KamA family radical SAM protein, which produces MTTMPPRGKAASVGPAQQPFSYPLRREFVGPDWRRLPGYKDVTQAEWESSVWQRKHTVKNFKELQAALGPLLPEDLLASMERDQRERATMSILVPPQMLNTMDEADLWNDPVRRYMLPAFDDRHTEWPDHPKASRDSLHEAEMWAVEGLTHRYPTKVLAEMLPTCPQYCGHCTRMDLVGNDVPQVQKHRFHLGQKDRYEQMLDYLRRTPTVRDVVVSGGDIANLPIQALEPFISALLDIPNIRDIRLASKGLMAIPQHFLQDSVLQGLERLAKKANERGVDLALHTHVNNARQLTPLVGKAVRKLLDMGFRDVRNQGVLLRGINGTPKDLLELCFTLLDHAKILPYYFYMCDMIPNSEHWRMSVAEAQQLQHDIMGYMPGFATPRIVCDVPFVGKRWVHQVAEYDRERGISYWTKNYRTGIEAGDEQALSRKYEYFDPIYTLPESGQQWWRDQARAA
- a CDS encoding serine/threonine-protein kinase yields the protein MKKPTLFGKYLLLERINVGGMAEVFTAKAFGVEGFERILAIKKILPTMAEDDEFITMFIDEARISVQLNHANIVHIHELGKHEDTYFIAMEYVPGRDLRTLLERYRRRKEIMPTAQAVFLASKICEGLDYAHRKKDARGQDLNIIHRDISPQNILISYEGEVKIIDFGIAKAANRSQKTQAGILKGKFGYMSPEQVRGLPIDRRSDVFAVGVILYEMLTGERLFVGESDFSTLEKVRNADVPTPRQFNPNIPTGLERVLMKALSGDADTRYQWSSDLQEDLMRFLLAGDAIYSSKHLSSYMKEAFAEDILREAEKMERYASVERPDTIETSGVTGDMMRAPRRNQSVLAMPAASRSAAPAPAPAPRASYVPPPTEEELAEMDGAGDKTQIVDSTNGLLAGPPSEPSSSVLVDDSLTGETDYAAASSAQPSRARGGVKSRVVIGDEGENAGGATVIGPVPSAPSDYESPMASADSTRVGHAVSNATMVRPALDDEPDDRSEHEDQQAYADDAEDGYGDQGFESEEDPQEEEATGPILLNQEPAPAPEKPAAARAKAARTESVPRKKPSPKVIAAAAGAAVLLVSVVGFLLFSGPGTGEVMISVQPSRGADVRIDGMLKAPNEVIQLTEGTHSVSVSAPGHVTRQQEIRITKGQSPQVVSVVLEETPAGGTASPPPVAAAPSDTGTSTGTGTGTGTTPAPEPEKPTPAPTAVATGEPRTAPPVEPSAVEPPKPTLFSAVFVGTPGAEIAVDGKSAGKTPEAKLANLTIGKTYEFKATRVGYKSYSGQFRSDGAEQVRVPFELEKEAPPPAPVPTPAPDRAPVAKVVPAPKPPPAPKVAVSNAKGKLACSSRPNGAQIWVDGKYSGRETPAALGNALVLPVGNHSIVFKLDGKQSKPQTVKITDGGLEKLINVPIE